Proteins encoded by one window of Streptomyces clavuligerus:
- a CDS encoding lipase/acyltransferase domain-containing protein — protein MSPNATQDAVVVVPGIMGSELYDTEQDRVVWGLSDSRWLLRAWTLPGGLDRLHVTPEEREGRLGRIRARRLLRVPAWSPVLRGVEPYGALVRTVTRSAASPDAVLEFPYDWRLPVAVNARLLAGAARAHLERWRRHPAHTAARRHRVDEREGRLVFVAHSMGGLLTLAALRDGPDADLARDTRGVLTLGTPFRGAVAAAVILNSGRGAPVPLPHGRLRRLAATMPGLHDLLPSFTCLGEGADARKPTPSDIVALGGDEELARRSRELHERLAAHPLPGHRAVIGVSQPTAQSLELRQGVVVPHELSYRHHGDGGLMRHENGAPRRFDVGGDGTVHKESAALTRSSVPFALQHGSLAKGEAALEAVTSFLEEDEHLGPPQAAARLGLQVPDFVAPGKRWTLRVHGADGPAGLDCVVEKVAEESAPGGAFRVRAALYGDDEDDRSGGGSGDALAARVAVPSEGLYRVSLDSGDGAPLSQLVLAGADGPPAEAEA, from the coding sequence GTGTCCCCCAACGCGACCCAGGACGCCGTGGTCGTGGTGCCCGGGATCATGGGCAGCGAGCTGTACGACACAGAACAGGACCGCGTGGTCTGGGGCCTGTCGGACAGCCGCTGGCTGCTGCGGGCGTGGACGCTGCCGGGCGGCCTGGACCGGCTCCACGTCACCCCCGAGGAACGGGAGGGGCGCCTCGGCCGCATCCGGGCCCGGCGGCTGCTGCGGGTGCCCGCGTGGAGTCCCGTGCTGCGCGGGGTCGAGCCGTACGGCGCGCTCGTCCGCACGGTCACCAGGAGTGCGGCCTCGCCCGACGCCGTCCTGGAGTTCCCGTACGACTGGCGGCTGCCCGTCGCCGTCAACGCGCGCCTGCTCGCCGGGGCGGCCCGCGCGCACCTGGAGCGGTGGCGGCGGCACCCCGCGCACACGGCCGCCCGCAGGCACCGGGTCGACGAACGGGAGGGCAGGCTCGTCTTCGTCGCGCACTCGATGGGCGGGCTGCTCACGCTCGCGGCCCTCCGCGACGGACCGGACGCCGACCTGGCCCGCGACACCCGGGGGGTCCTCACCCTCGGGACGCCCTTCCGGGGCGCGGTCGCGGCGGCCGTCATCCTCAACTCGGGGCGCGGCGCCCCCGTTCCGCTGCCGCACGGCAGGCTGCGCCGACTCGCCGCGACCATGCCGGGGCTGCACGACCTGCTGCCGTCGTTCACCTGCCTGGGGGAGGGCGCGGACGCCCGGAAGCCGACCCCGTCGGACATCGTCGCGCTCGGCGGGGACGAGGAGCTGGCCCGCCGCTCCCGGGAGCTGCACGAGCGGCTGGCCGCGCACCCGCTGCCCGGGCACCGCGCCGTCATCGGCGTCAGCCAGCCCACCGCGCAGTCGCTGGAGCTGCGCCAGGGCGTGGTGGTCCCGCACGAGCTGTCGTACCGGCACCACGGCGACGGCGGGCTGATGCGGCACGAGAACGGGGCGCCGCGCCGCTTCGATGTCGGCGGCGACGGGACCGTGCACAAGGAGTCCGCCGCTTTGACGCGTTCGTCCGTGCCGTTCGCCCTCCAGCACGGTTCGCTGGCCAAGGGCGAGGCGGCGCTGGAGGCGGTGACCTCGTTCCTGGAGGAGGACGAGCATCTGGGCCCGCCGCAGGCCGCCGCCCGCCTGGGGCTCCAGGTGCCGGACTTCGTCGCTCCCGGGAAGCGCTGGACGCTCCGGGTGCACGGCGCGGACGGGCCCGCGGGCCTCGACTGCGTGGTCGAGAAGGTGGCGGAGGAGAGCGCGCCGGGGGGTGCCTTCCGGGTCCGCGCGGCGCTGTACGGGGACGACGAGGACGACCGCAGCGGCGGCGGCAGCGGTGACGCGCTCGCGGCGCGGGTCGCGGTGCCGTCGGAGGGGCTGTACCGCGTGAGCCTCGACTCGGGGGACGGGGCTCCGCTGTCGCAGCTCGTGCTGGCGGGGGCGGACGGTCCGCCGGCGGAAGCGGAAGCCTGA
- a CDS encoding AfsR/SARP family transcriptional regulator yields the protein MRLGRGAGAVPLGTPKERLFLAALAYDAGRPVSRDALARRLWGDVLPDKPYESLYPHVARLRKRLAEAGECARVSRASHTYTLEIPPERVDCHLFRTLTERARALIDEGNDAEALELLRRGEELWDEPLAGLTGRWAEHIRALLTGKRLAAQITRVDVGLRLGHFTELVPELTALLDDHPMDETLVAQYMIAAYGRGRREEALHRYDTVRRLLRHEAGTDPGEHLAGVYAHILGGGPVHELTRSPEPAPAVPRTLPRHADLVGREEELAAILREAVGAVGAVGAVGVGGGGGGGGGGGGAGSGSGSAGSFDRAAGGGIIALQAVSGMPGVGKTLLACHAARRLEPFFPDGQIHLHLRAHVPGQPPLTAEEALTALLRVLGVPPADIPDDRDALVGLWRTLLSSRRAVIVLDDVASAEQLDPLLPGPSPSLVIVTSRRRITGIPGIRSIRLGVLPQQDAIALFRSVAGEDRTPHTGEVLELVRLAGCLPLALEIAAGRLASRPTWTTTYFLHKLTNSESKLKEFRDGDRAVALTFDVSYRDLSTQEKEFFRFLGLRFGIDVDVHVAAALAGLPVDRAERVLETLLDAHLLQEPTPERFALHDLLAEFSRDLVAAEDPPAARERAVHRLVVFYVRATHAADLLINPRRLRPVLSRPASAVAPPPWDGPHAARRWIAAERTGLIAAERHCRATGHDREAALLADSLAGFLTEEGATVEAQQMHLAAAHHWQRSGDRRAETHSLMELATALSSRGEYEEALTAYERAIQGGRELGDTALSTEAVHLMALVLWHLGRLREALERQLGTLALVLRTGDTLQIARCRNNLGITHLYLGDFGESQEYFEAALTGFQTVGDAQKAASALNNLADLHTRAGNMLAARAILYRVVDIFTELGSRSDVTIARTNIADTMESPAELNSMMELYRESLRTFRLLGDRRNASKTLHGMGRALHAAGRHRAAADHHRRALDVARGIRAAHEEMQALHGLGLAEEELGDLGSAVGHIAAAVEVAVRTGVGHEADRARASLARLTGRMSEGYSSGEFCATGE from the coding sequence GTGCGACTCGGCCGGGGGGCCGGTGCCGTCCCCCTCGGAACGCCCAAGGAACGTCTGTTTCTCGCCGCGCTCGCCTATGACGCCGGGCGCCCGGTCTCCCGGGACGCCCTGGCCCGGCGGCTGTGGGGCGACGTGCTGCCCGACAAGCCGTACGAGAGTCTGTATCCGCACGTCGCCAGGTTGCGCAAGCGCCTGGCGGAGGCCGGGGAGTGCGCCCGGGTCAGCCGGGCGAGCCATACGTACACGCTGGAGATCCCGCCCGAGCGGGTGGACTGCCATCTCTTCCGCACCCTGACGGAACGGGCCCGCGCCCTGATCGACGAGGGGAACGACGCGGAGGCGCTGGAGCTGCTGCGGCGCGGCGAGGAACTGTGGGACGAGCCGCTGGCCGGACTCACGGGCCGCTGGGCGGAGCACATCCGCGCCCTGCTGACCGGGAAGCGGCTCGCCGCCCAGATCACCCGGGTCGACGTCGGCCTCCGGCTCGGGCACTTCACCGAACTCGTCCCCGAGCTGACGGCGCTGCTCGACGATCACCCCATGGACGAGACCCTCGTCGCGCAGTACATGATCGCGGCGTACGGCCGTGGACGGCGCGAGGAGGCGCTGCACCGCTACGACACCGTCCGCCGTCTCCTGCGCCACGAGGCGGGCACCGACCCGGGGGAGCACCTCGCCGGTGTCTACGCCCACATCCTGGGCGGCGGTCCGGTCCATGAGCTGACGCGCTCCCCGGAGCCCGCGCCCGCCGTCCCCCGGACACTGCCCCGCCACGCCGATCTGGTGGGCAGGGAGGAGGAGCTGGCGGCGATCCTCCGGGAGGCCGTTGGTGCCGTTGGTGCCGTTGGTGCCGTTGGTGTCGGCGGTGGCGGTGGCGGTGGTGGTGGCGGTGGTGGTGCCGGGTCCGGGTCCGGGTCCGCCGGGTCCTTCGATCGCGCGGCGGGTGGCGGGATCATTGCGCTCCAGGCGGTCTCCGGCATGCCCGGGGTCGGGAAGACCCTGCTGGCGTGCCATGCCGCGCGACGGCTGGAGCCGTTCTTCCCCGACGGGCAGATCCATCTGCATCTGCGGGCCCATGTCCCCGGACAGCCCCCGCTCACGGCCGAGGAGGCGCTGACCGCGCTGCTGCGCGTCCTCGGGGTCCCGCCCGCGGACATCCCCGACGACCGGGACGCCCTCGTCGGCCTCTGGCGCACGCTCCTCAGCTCCCGGCGGGCCGTGATCGTCCTCGACGACGTGGCGAGCGCCGAACAGCTCGACCCCCTGCTGCCGGGGCCCTCGCCCTCGCTGGTGATCGTGACCAGCAGGCGGCGGATCACCGGCATTCCCGGCATCAGGTCCATCCGGCTCGGGGTGCTGCCCCAGCAGGACGCCATCGCGCTCTTCCGCTCGGTGGCCGGGGAGGACCGCACTCCGCACACCGGCGAAGTCCTGGAGCTGGTACGGCTCGCGGGCTGCTTGCCGCTGGCCCTGGAGATCGCCGCCGGTCGTCTCGCCTCCCGGCCCACCTGGACGACGACCTACTTTCTGCACAAGCTCACGAACAGCGAAAGCAAGCTCAAAGAATTCCGTGACGGAGATCGCGCGGTCGCCCTCACCTTCGACGTGTCCTACCGCGATCTGAGCACCCAAGAAAAAGAATTCTTTCGTTTTCTCGGACTGCGCTTCGGTATCGATGTCGATGTCCACGTGGCCGCCGCTCTCGCCGGCCTCCCCGTCGACCGGGCGGAACGCGTCCTGGAAACGCTCCTCGACGCCCATCTTCTCCAGGAGCCGACACCGGAGCGCTTTGCCCTGCACGATCTGCTCGCGGAGTTCTCGCGTGACCTGGTGGCGGCCGAGGACCCGCCCGCGGCACGCGAGCGGGCCGTCCACCGGCTCGTCGTCTTCTATGTCCGGGCGACCCACGCGGCGGACCTGTTGATCAACCCCCGCCGGCTCCGGCCCGTCCTCTCCCGGCCCGCCTCCGCCGTCGCCCCACCCCCGTGGGACGGCCCGCACGCGGCCCGCCGCTGGATCGCGGCGGAACGCACCGGTCTCATCGCGGCGGAACGCCACTGCCGCGCCACCGGCCACGACCGCGAGGCGGCCCTCCTCGCGGACTCCCTGGCCGGCTTCCTGACGGAGGAGGGCGCCACGGTGGAGGCCCAGCAGATGCACCTGGCCGCCGCCCACCACTGGCAGCGCTCGGGCGACCGGCGGGCGGAGACCCACTCCCTGATGGAGCTGGCCACCGCGCTGTCGTCCCGGGGGGAGTACGAGGAGGCGCTCACCGCGTACGAGCGGGCGATCCAGGGGGGCCGGGAGCTGGGGGACACGGCCTTGTCCACGGAGGCGGTGCATCTCATGGCACTGGTGCTGTGGCACCTCGGGCGGCTGCGGGAGGCACTGGAGCGCCAGCTCGGCACCCTGGCGCTCGTGCTCCGCACGGGGGACACCCTCCAGATCGCCCGCTGCCGGAACAACCTCGGGATCACCCATCTCTACCTCGGTGACTTCGGGGAATCCCAGGAGTATTTCGAGGCCGCGCTCACAGGGTTCCAGACCGTCGGCGACGCCCAGAAGGCGGCCAGTGCGCTCAACAATCTCGCGGATCTCCACACGCGGGCCGGAAATATGCTCGCGGCCCGCGCGATTCTCTATCGGGTCGTGGATATCTTCACCGAACTCGGCAGCCGGTCGGATGTCACCATCGCTCGGACGAATATTGCCGACACCATGGAATCCCCTGCCGAATTGAATTCCATGATGGAGTTGTATCGGGAATCCCTCCGGACTTTCCGGCTGCTCGGGGATCGGCGCAATGCCTCCAAGACCCTCCATGGAATGGGGCGCGCTCTGCACGCGGCGGGTCGGCACCGGGCGGCCGCCGACCACCATCGGCGCGCCCTCGACGTGGCGCGCGGCATCCGGGCGGCCCACGAGGAGATGCAGGCGCTCCACGGACTGGGCCTGGCCGAGGAGGAGTTGGGCGACCTCGGCTCCGCCGTCGGACACATCGCCGCCGCCGTCGAGGTGGCCGTCCGCACCGGGGTGGGCCACGAGGCCGACCGGGCCCGGGCGAGCCTGGCCCGACTGACCGGACGGATGTCCGAGGGCTACTCGTCCGGGGAATTCTGCGCCACCGGGGAATGA
- a CDS encoding WD40 repeat domain-containing protein has translation MSGPGSGPGPGPAPGPGPGGRPEGGAGAWDAPDEAHRLIAKALADLVAEDPAVPPHPYLSRHLAAHAARGEVLDDDHVPPALLPWETSRNVRALLRRTGPGNQREWLKAWARIEPFVRDADPESRLTSLHLAHHTATRPRTPFTAPAAAPTAAAGGAPAAGSRVTPLWSDWTAPDNVLAVCGAPVESLTHLTSSPGRTLLVSGDREGTIRRWETHGGTFGAPLRAHGGAVQHLLPLGGELLVSGGADGAVRVWNAVRGQLLTEAAHRPRTWVSGLTLFAPPPPHPPLCLLVAHSDGRLMALDTVAFRPVDLSLPELDEAPAIVVGVGGATGADSADSADSAMRGDMCLVVAQGQGVGRWRPGEDAVTRIAEHRDEVRAAVALSPDAGGDGRFATCDESGAIRFWDAASGRETAAADPSPGVPVTALAALRVDGRPAVVSAGVDHTLRLWDAGTGRPIGAPFEGHTASPVALTALPDEARHLVSAGMDGTLRRWRAAGHGSRPARPARRPVTAAALPGPEVPAGPGLPVAVADADTAGVWNAETGRSLALPADGTTVTAFAWTTVGGEPLLLSAHSDAGLRLWSIGGDGAVAHRGELVRHSLPVRAMVAFRERGPTGRELLATGGADGSVCLWDLVERRLLSASDRHMLSVRGLTVLDTGAREGDGGGGGPFVVSAGADGTLRLWDTAGDSADLLARPPVHCGQRGVHAVAAVATGDGGAPLVASGGEDGTVRLWDSATLSPVGAPLDAADGPVTALASFRTPSGHPCLAAAGPGGTVHLWDVPGRTRLLRLVTGAPLNTLAVREPNAPGPGAGGGSPVLLVAGKAGVCVFGLDLERR, from the coding sequence ATGAGCGGACCAGGATCGGGACCGGGCCCAGGGCCGGCACCGGGACCCGGGCCCGGCGGCCGGCCGGAAGGCGGGGCAGGCGCCTGGGACGCGCCGGACGAGGCCCACCGGCTCATCGCGAAGGCGCTGGCCGACCTCGTGGCCGAGGACCCGGCCGTCCCGCCGCACCCCTACCTCAGCCGGCACCTCGCCGCCCACGCCGCCCGGGGCGAAGTGCTCGACGACGACCACGTCCCCCCGGCCCTGCTCCCCTGGGAGACGAGCCGGAACGTACGCGCCCTGCTGCGCCGGACGGGCCCCGGGAACCAGCGGGAGTGGCTGAAGGCATGGGCCCGGATCGAGCCGTTCGTCCGGGACGCCGACCCGGAGTCCCGGCTCACGAGTCTGCATCTGGCCCACCACACCGCCACCCGGCCCCGCACCCCGTTCACCGCTCCGGCAGCGGCTCCGACGGCGGCGGCGGGCGGGGCCCCGGCGGCGGGTTCGCGCGTCACCCCGCTGTGGAGCGACTGGACCGCCCCGGACAATGTCCTGGCCGTCTGCGGAGCCCCCGTCGAGTCGCTGACCCACCTCACGTCCTCCCCCGGCCGGACCCTGCTCGTCAGCGGGGACCGCGAGGGGACCATCCGCAGATGGGAGACGCACGGCGGCACCTTCGGCGCCCCGCTGCGCGCGCACGGAGGGGCCGTTCAGCATCTGCTGCCCCTCGGTGGCGAACTGCTGGTGTCCGGCGGGGCCGACGGGGCGGTACGCGTCTGGAACGCCGTCCGCGGACAGTTGCTCACCGAGGCCGCGCACCGCCCCCGTACCTGGGTCAGCGGCCTCACCCTGTTCGCGCCGCCGCCTCCGCATCCACCGCTGTGCCTCCTCGTCGCCCACAGCGACGGGCGGCTCATGGCGCTGGACACCGTCGCTTTCCGGCCTGTCGACCTGTCCCTCCCGGAACTCGACGAGGCTCCGGCGATCGTCGTCGGCGTGGGCGGAGCCACCGGTGCCGACAGTGCCGACAGCGCCGACAGTGCCATGCGCGGGGACATGTGCCTGGTCGTCGCACAGGGACAGGGGGTCGGTCGCTGGCGGCCGGGCGAGGACGCCGTCACCCGGATCGCGGAGCACCGGGACGAGGTGCGGGCGGCGGTGGCGCTGTCCCCTGACGCCGGGGGAGATGGCCGGTTCGCGACGTGCGACGAATCCGGGGCCATCCGGTTCTGGGACGCGGCGAGCGGCCGGGAGACGGCGGCGGCCGACCCGTCCCCGGGCGTCCCGGTCACCGCCCTCGCCGCGCTGCGCGTGGACGGACGCCCCGCCGTGGTCTCCGCGGGCGTCGACCACACCCTCCGGCTGTGGGACGCCGGTACCGGCCGCCCGATCGGCGCCCCGTTCGAAGGGCACACCGCCTCCCCCGTGGCGCTGACGGCGCTGCCGGACGAGGCCCGGCACCTCGTCTCCGCCGGGATGGACGGCACACTGCGCCGCTGGCGGGCGGCGGGCCACGGCAGCCGCCCCGCGCGGCCCGCCCGCCGCCCGGTCACCGCCGCGGCCCTGCCCGGCCCGGAGGTCCCCGCGGGCCCGGGGCTGCCCGTCGCCGTGGCCGACGCCGACACGGCCGGGGTGTGGAACGCGGAGACGGGCCGGAGCCTCGCCCTGCCCGCCGACGGGACGACGGTGACCGCCTTCGCCTGGACGACGGTCGGGGGCGAACCCCTGCTGCTGAGCGCGCACAGCGACGCCGGGCTGCGGCTGTGGTCCATCGGCGGGGACGGCGCCGTGGCCCACCGGGGCGAGCTGGTGCGCCACAGCCTGCCGGTGCGGGCCATGGTCGCCTTCCGGGAACGGGGACCGACCGGGCGGGAACTGCTCGCCACCGGCGGGGCGGACGGCTCCGTATGCCTGTGGGACCTGGTGGAACGCCGTCTGCTGAGCGCGTCGGACCGGCACATGCTCAGCGTCCGGGGACTCACCGTGCTCGACACCGGCGCCCGCGAGGGCGACGGCGGCGGAGGCGGGCCGTTCGTCGTGTCGGCGGGGGCCGACGGGACCCTGCGGCTCTGGGACACGGCGGGCGATTCGGCCGATCTGCTCGCGCGACCGCCGGTCCACTGCGGCCAGCGCGGTGTCCATGCTGTGGCGGCCGTGGCGACCGGCGACGGCGGTGCCCCCCTCGTCGCCTCCGGCGGCGAGGACGGCACCGTACGCCTGTGGGACTCCGCGACCCTGTCGCCCGTGGGCGCGCCCCTGGACGCCGCCGACGGCCCCGTGACGGCGCTCGCGTCCTTCCGCACCCCCTCCGGCCACCCCTGTCTCGCGGCGGCGGGCCCCGGCGGCACCGTGCATCTGTGGGACGTCCCCGGCCGGACCCGGCTGCTGCGGCTGGTGACCGGCGCCCCGCTGAACACGCTCGCGGTACGGGAGCCGAACGCGCCGGGGCCGGGGGCGGGCGGCGGCAGCCCCGTCCTCCTCGTGGCGGGGAAGGCGGGCGTCTGTGTCTTCGGCCTGGACCTGGAGCGCCGGTGA
- a CDS encoding RES domain-containing protein, whose product MPSSDNGSVTLLPAPERGVWRLGKRRNPVEYNTLEPETSQGSSAGRFSLATYGMLYCAADPAGCYAEALAHFRVHPEMRALIGGDWDGRPSTMKLGQLTSGWRQDHILVRIVATEETWFLDVDSPATRAVLTEELHGELGAWGVEGPLSDEHIHGRDRRIARQIAAWTVAQRNPDGHRLAHGIAYRSGYGGRQCWAVLSDVDLEPAEQRAIRLEDPDLQDVAREYGLRLF is encoded by the coding sequence ATGCCGTCGTCCGACAACGGTTCGGTCACCCTCCTCCCGGCGCCGGAACGCGGTGTGTGGCGCCTGGGCAAGCGCAGGAACCCGGTGGAGTACAACACGCTGGAACCGGAGACCAGCCAGGGCTCCAGCGCCGGACGCTTCAGCCTCGCCACCTACGGAATGCTCTACTGCGCGGCCGACCCGGCCGGCTGCTACGCCGAGGCCCTGGCCCACTTCCGGGTGCACCCGGAGATGCGGGCCCTCATCGGCGGCGACTGGGACGGCCGCCCGAGCACCATGAAGCTCGGCCAGCTCACCTCGGGCTGGCGCCAGGACCACATCCTGGTCCGGATCGTGGCCACGGAGGAGACGTGGTTCCTCGACGTCGACTCACCGGCGACCCGCGCGGTGCTGACGGAGGAACTCCACGGCGAGCTGGGGGCGTGGGGGGTCGAGGGCCCGCTCTCCGACGAGCACATCCACGGCCGTGACCGCAGGATCGCCCGCCAGATAGCCGCCTGGACCGTCGCCCAGCGCAACCCGGACGGCCATCGGCTGGCCCATGGCATCGCCTACCGCTCCGGCTACGGGGGCCGCCAGTGCTGGGCGGTCCTGAGCGATGTCGACCTGGAACCGGCCGAGCAGCGTGCCATCCGGCTGGAGGACCCCGACCTCCAGGACGTCGCGAGGGAGTACGGCCTCCGGCTCTTCTGA
- a CDS encoding macro domain-containing protein, with translation MSQEQLPASPPAYDQLLEELRNIRRPGLAGLRGGGHTALRTAALAGGFCGGPDDIPAGIEALLKAAVRRLGEGDLLGRAAAHTFGLLPDRRGAPAPDRRKMAAAVYGVTSERFRKHQEPQVLQQLAEAVLAVLREPPVAALPPAALGATGPERPPKRIEQVPVGGRGTVTLHVSPVELLRDIDVLVSSENVYLEMSKTFRPTVSGSLRLAAAVRDPAGEIVDDVLVRELGAWLRTHGRPGLPVRPGTVVPTSSGALAVRGIRRIYHAAVVVPHEDGYRVDPSSIARAVSACFALAREESERGGTPLRSICFPLLGAGHGGLDRALSATWLRWAIRDELAKDPDRQVHLVVRDRATADAIRPR, from the coding sequence ATGAGTCAGGAGCAATTGCCCGCCTCGCCGCCCGCGTACGACCAACTCCTGGAAGAACTGCGGAACATCCGCAGGCCCGGTCTCGCCGGGCTGCGCGGCGGCGGTCACACGGCGCTGCGCACCGCCGCGCTCGCCGGTGGCTTCTGCGGCGGCCCCGACGACATACCCGCGGGCATCGAGGCCCTGCTCAAGGCGGCCGTGCGCCGGCTCGGCGAGGGCGATCTGCTCGGCCGGGCGGCGGCCCACACCTTCGGACTCCTCCCCGACCGCCGGGGCGCCCCCGCGCCCGACCGCCGCAAGATGGCCGCCGCCGTGTACGGGGTGACCTCCGAGCGCTTCCGCAAGCACCAGGAACCCCAGGTCCTCCAGCAGCTCGCCGAAGCCGTGCTGGCGGTGCTGCGCGAGCCGCCCGTCGCCGCGCTGCCCCCGGCGGCTCTCGGCGCCACCGGGCCCGAGCGGCCCCCGAAACGCATCGAGCAGGTGCCCGTGGGCGGACGGGGCACGGTGACGCTGCATGTGTCCCCCGTCGAACTGCTGCGGGACATCGACGTCCTGGTCTCGTCCGAGAACGTCTATCTGGAGATGTCCAAGACCTTCCGGCCCACGGTCTCCGGCTCGCTCCGGCTGGCCGCCGCCGTGCGCGACCCCGCCGGGGAGATCGTGGACGATGTCCTCGTCCGTGAACTGGGCGCCTGGCTGCGCACCCATGGCCGCCCCGGGCTCCCCGTACGGCCGGGGACGGTGGTCCCCACGTCGTCGGGCGCGCTCGCGGTCCGGGGCATCCGGCGGATCTACCACGCGGCGGTGGTCGTCCCGCACGAGGACGGCTACCGGGTCGACCCGTCGAGCATCGCCCGCGCGGTGAGCGCCTGTTTCGCGCTCGCGCGGGAGGAGAGCGAACGCGGGGGCACCCCCCTCCGCTCGATCTGCTTCCCCCTCCTCGGCGCGGGCCACGGCGGTCTCGACCGGGCCCTCAGCGCGACCTGGCTGCGCTGGGCGATCCGCGACGAACTGGCCAAGGACCCGGACCGGCAGGTGCATCTGGTGGTCCGCGACCGTGCGACGGCGGACGCCATCCGCCCCCGCTGA
- a CDS encoding 4Fe-4S single cluster domain-containing protein, which produces MESKDRGDGLGHGAGDGAGQGPRPRIRVGDIRFPVRTLGPGARLGIWVQGCVLACPGCMSRHTWDPRGGTVRTVPELLELWRTALARGADGLTVSGGEPLDQPEGVAALLAGAARLRTAAAGPAAPADLLLYTGYEDGEIARDPARTAAVRSADALVTGRFRAAEPTGLVWRGSANQRLRPLTALGRARYAEHLERAEEPGPRLQAETADTAGTTDTADAAGAAGTADTAGAAGTAAAADAAEGEDGGNDGRLRLYGVPRSGELAALERGLRHAGIRLTRVGWRSGNPPPP; this is translated from the coding sequence ATGGAGTCGAAGGACCGCGGGGACGGTCTCGGGCACGGTGCCGGAGACGGCGCCGGTCAGGGGCCCCGGCCGCGGATCAGGGTCGGCGACATCCGTTTCCCGGTCCGGACGCTGGGGCCGGGGGCGCGGCTCGGCATCTGGGTCCAGGGGTGTGTCCTCGCCTGCCCCGGCTGTATGTCGCGGCACACCTGGGACCCGCGCGGCGGGACCGTGCGGACGGTTCCGGAGCTGCTGGAGCTGTGGCGCACGGCGCTGGCGCGCGGGGCGGACGGGCTCACGGTCAGCGGCGGCGAACCGCTGGACCAGCCGGAGGGGGTCGCCGCCCTGCTGGCGGGGGCGGCCCGGCTGCGCACGGCGGCGGCGGGCCCGGCCGCCCCGGCCGATCTGCTCCTGTACACGGGTTACGAGGACGGCGAGATCGCCCGCGACCCGGCGCGCACGGCGGCCGTCCGGTCCGCCGACGCGCTGGTCACCGGGCGTTTCCGGGCCGCGGAGCCCACCGGTCTCGTCTGGCGGGGCTCGGCGAACCAGCGGCTGCGGCCCCTCACCGCGCTGGGGCGGGCGCGGTACGCGGAGCACCTGGAGCGGGCCGAGGAGCCCGGTCCCCGGCTCCAGGCGGAGACGGCGGACACGGCAGGCACGACGGACACAGCGGACGCGGCTGGTGCGGCGGGCACAGCGGACACCGCCGGTGCGGCGGGCACAGCAGCCGCGGCGGACGCGGCCGAGGGGGAGGACGGAGGGAACGATGGACGGCTACGCCTCTACGGAGTGCCCCGCAGCGGTGAACTCGCCGCGCTGGAACGCGGGCTGCGGCACGCGGGCATCCGCCTCACCCGCGTGGGCTGGCGCTCCGGCAACCCACCGCCCCCCTGA